The following are encoded in a window of Amycolatopsis lexingtonensis genomic DNA:
- a CDS encoding ABC transporter permease translates to MALVVLPVVGLLVRSDLTRLPSLVATPSSWHALRLSLLTAGLSTVACVLLGVPLAVVLARARFRGVRLLRSIVLLPLVLPPVVGGLALLYLLGRKGFLGMLITTLTGESVPFTTAAVVIAQTFVAMPFLVVSLEGALRNAGDRYEQVAATLGARPWTVFRRVTLPLLLPALGSGVVLSFARALGEFGATITFAGSLEDVTRTLPLEVYTQAEVDIDSAVALSLLLIVVAIVVIAVARPRSWEGGLR, encoded by the coding sequence TTGGCGCTCGTCGTGCTGCCGGTGGTCGGCCTGCTGGTCCGCTCGGACCTGACGCGGCTGCCGTCGCTGGTCGCCACGCCGTCGTCGTGGCACGCGCTGCGGCTGTCACTGCTCACCGCGGGACTGTCCACCGTGGCCTGCGTGCTGCTCGGCGTCCCGCTGGCCGTCGTGCTGGCGCGCGCCCGGTTCCGCGGCGTCCGGCTGCTGCGCTCGATCGTGCTCCTGCCGCTGGTGCTGCCCCCGGTCGTCGGCGGTCTCGCGCTGCTCTACCTGCTCGGCCGCAAGGGTTTCCTCGGCATGCTGATCACCACGCTGACCGGGGAGTCGGTGCCGTTCACGACGGCCGCGGTGGTGATCGCGCAGACGTTCGTGGCGATGCCGTTCCTCGTCGTCAGCCTCGAAGGCGCGCTGCGCAACGCCGGCGACCGCTACGAGCAGGTCGCCGCGACGCTCGGCGCGCGCCCGTGGACGGTCTTCCGCCGGGTCACGCTGCCCCTGCTGCTGCCCGCGCTCGGCTCCGGCGTCGTCCTCAGCTTCGCCCGCGCGCTCGGCGAGTTCGGCGCCACGATCACCTTCGCCGGCAGCCTCGAAGACGTCACCCGCACGCTGCCGTTGGAGGTCTACACGCAGGCCGAAGTGGACATCGACAGCGCCGTCGCACTGTCCCTGCTGCTCATCGTCGTGGCGATCGTGGTCATCGCCGTCGCGCGGCCGCGCTCGTGGGAAGGCGGCCTGCGGTGA
- a CDS encoding PIN domain-containing protein codes for MARLILDTGILIDAARQRLPAGAIGDDDDVAVPTLVVTEYQVGLLLDPNPARRAAHSAFLAELLAVTPLVDYSTSVVEHHAELLAHLRRSGQVRGAHDLIIAATARATGRILVTTDNRARFDDLPEVEVRVLQRSS; via the coding sequence GTGGCACGACTGATCCTCGACACCGGAATCCTCATCGACGCTGCCCGCCAACGACTACCGGCGGGGGCTATCGGGGACGACGACGACGTCGCCGTTCCGACGCTGGTGGTCACCGAGTACCAGGTGGGTTTGCTGCTCGACCCGAACCCGGCTCGGCGGGCGGCGCACAGTGCGTTCTTGGCCGAACTGCTGGCCGTCACGCCGCTGGTCGATTACTCGACGAGTGTGGTCGAGCACCACGCTGAGCTGCTGGCACACCTGCGACGGAGCGGACAGGTGCGCGGGGCGCACGACCTGATCATCGCAGCGACCGCTCGGGCTACCGGCCGGATTCTGGTGACCACTGATAATCGGGCGCGGTTCGACGATCTTCCGGAGGTCGAGGTACGGGTGCTTCAGCGGAGCTCGTGA
- a CDS encoding ATP-binding cassette domain-containing protein, protein MSLTARIEAVRGSFSLDVDLDVPAGHVLALLGPNGSGKSTVLGCLAGLITPTSAEITVAGRALVGVAPHRRGIGLLSQDALLFPHLSVADNVAFSPRSTGAGRRAARERAYYWLAEVDAVALADRRPGQLSGGQAQRVAIARALAAEPELLLLDEPFAALDVDAAPAIRGLLRRVLKTGPTTVLVTHDPLDALALADHVAVMNGGRVVERGPTREVLSAPRTAFTARIAGLNLVAGTAVPEGLRTAAGEVVSGIPAADVVPGEPAVAVFPPNAVAVYPHDGEHRGSPRNTTDAVVSALEPHGPVIRVRAEGDGWAHGLTADLTPAAVAELALEPGSAVTLSVKAATVAVHPAAAS, encoded by the coding sequence GTGAGCCTGACCGCCCGGATCGAGGCCGTCCGCGGCTCGTTTTCGCTGGACGTCGACCTCGACGTGCCGGCCGGGCACGTGCTGGCGCTGCTCGGGCCGAACGGTTCCGGCAAGTCGACGGTCCTGGGCTGCCTCGCCGGGCTGATCACGCCGACGTCGGCGGAGATCACCGTGGCCGGGCGCGCGTTGGTCGGCGTGGCGCCGCACCGGCGGGGGATCGGCCTCCTGTCGCAGGACGCGCTGCTGTTCCCGCACCTGTCCGTGGCCGACAACGTCGCGTTCTCGCCGCGCTCGACCGGCGCCGGCCGCCGAGCCGCGCGCGAGCGGGCCTACTACTGGCTGGCCGAAGTGGACGCCGTCGCCTTGGCCGACCGGCGGCCCGGGCAGCTGTCCGGCGGGCAGGCCCAGCGCGTCGCGATCGCCAGGGCGCTGGCCGCCGAACCGGAACTGCTGCTGCTCGACGAGCCGTTCGCCGCCCTCGACGTCGACGCGGCGCCCGCGATCCGCGGCCTGCTGCGGCGCGTGCTCAAGACCGGGCCGACGACGGTGCTCGTCACGCACGACCCGCTGGACGCTCTCGCGCTCGCCGACCACGTCGCGGTGATGAACGGCGGCCGTGTCGTCGAACGCGGCCCGACCCGCGAAGTGCTTTCGGCCCCGCGGACGGCGTTCACCGCGCGGATCGCCGGCCTCAACCTGGTCGCCGGCACCGCGGTCCCCGAAGGACTGCGGACCGCGGCGGGCGAGGTGGTGAGCGGGATCCCGGCGGCCGACGTGGTGCCCGGAGAGCCCGCGGTGGCGGTCTTCCCGCCGAACGCCGTCGCCGTCTACCCGCACGACGGCGAGCACCGCGGCAGCCCGCGCAACACCACCGACGCCGTCGTCTCGGCGCTGGAACCGCACGGGCCGGTGATCCGGGTCCGCGCCGAGGGCGACGGCTGGGCGCACGGCCTGACCGCCGACCTGACGCCGGCCGCCGTGGCCGAGCTCGCGCTGGAGCCCGGCTCGGCGGTGACGCTGTCGGTGAAGGCCGCGACCGTGGCGGTGCACCCGGCCGCGGCCTCCTGA
- a CDS encoding type II toxin-antitoxin system Phd/YefM family antitoxin — MIELSASEASRSFSAVLDEAENGETIAVTRNGKRVALIVPAPHANGVAVCAVFHRWAGKLDVDDRFEENVTKVRETASAELDSDPWHD, encoded by the coding sequence GTGATCGAACTGTCCGCCTCCGAGGCCTCCAGGTCGTTCTCGGCCGTGCTCGACGAGGCGGAGAACGGCGAAACCATCGCCGTCACCCGCAACGGCAAGCGGGTCGCGCTGATCGTGCCCGCCCCGCACGCGAACGGCGTCGCGGTGTGCGCGGTGTTCCACCGCTGGGCCGGAAAGCTCGACGTCGACGACCGGTTCGAGGAGAACGTCACCAAGGTCCGCGAGACGGCGTCGGCCGAGCTGGACAGCGACCCGTGGCACGACTGA
- the moaA gene encoding GTP 3',8-cyclase MoaA yields the protein MPRPENPHLIDTFGRVATDLRVSLTDRCNLRCTYCMPAEGLDWMPGEQVLTDDELVRLMRIAVEMLGVTDIRLTGGEPLLRPGLEDLVARITALEPRPKLSMTTNGIGLARRAAALAEAGLNRINVSLDTIDPELFKTITRRDRLSHVLAGMAAARDAGMSPVKVNAVLMRGVNETEAVPLLKYCLAEGYHLRFIEQMPLDAQHGWNRGEMITASEILSMLAESFELTPFPAARGGAPAERWLVDGGPGDVGVIASVTRPFCAACERTRLTADGAVRSCLFSNDETDLRSLVRAGARDEEVADAWRATMWGKLAGHEINDAGFAQPIRPMSAIGG from the coding sequence GTGCCCCGGCCCGAGAACCCGCACCTCATCGACACCTTCGGCCGGGTGGCCACCGATCTCCGGGTTTCCCTCACGGACCGGTGCAACCTGCGCTGCACCTACTGCATGCCCGCGGAGGGCCTCGACTGGATGCCGGGCGAGCAGGTGCTGACCGACGACGAGCTGGTCCGGCTGATGCGGATCGCCGTCGAGATGCTGGGTGTCACCGACATCCGGCTCACCGGTGGCGAACCGCTGCTGCGGCCGGGCCTCGAGGACCTCGTCGCGCGGATCACGGCGCTCGAGCCGCGGCCGAAGCTGTCCATGACCACCAACGGGATCGGCCTGGCGCGGAGGGCCGCGGCACTCGCCGAAGCCGGCTTGAACCGCATCAACGTCTCGCTCGACACCATCGACCCGGAGCTGTTCAAGACGATCACCCGCCGCGACCGGCTCTCGCACGTGCTCGCCGGCATGGCGGCCGCCCGGGACGCCGGGATGTCGCCGGTGAAGGTCAACGCGGTGCTGATGCGCGGCGTCAACGAGACCGAAGCCGTGCCGCTGCTGAAGTACTGCCTGGCCGAGGGCTACCACCTGCGCTTCATCGAGCAGATGCCGCTGGACGCCCAGCACGGCTGGAACCGCGGCGAGATGATCACGGCGTCGGAGATCCTTTCGATGCTGGCGGAGTCGTTCGAGCTGACGCCGTTCCCGGCGGCGCGGGGCGGCGCCCCGGCCGAGCGCTGGCTGGTCGACGGCGGCCCCGGCGACGTCGGCGTGATCGCCTCGGTGACCAGGCCGTTCTGCGCGGCGTGCGAGCGCACCCGCCTGACCGCCGACGGCGCGGTCCGCTCCTGCCTGTTCAGCAACGACGAGACGGACCTCCGCTCCCTCGTGCGCGCGGGCGCGCGCGATGAGGAGGTGGCGGACGCCTGGCGGGCCACGATGTGGGGCAAGCTCGCCGGCCACGAGATCAACGACGCCGGATTCGCCCAGCCGATCCGGCCGATGAGCGCGATCGGCGGTTGA
- a CDS encoding transglycosylase family protein, translating to MSYRGKHRKMSAATRTVARVAIAGIAVGAPLAIAATPASATNWDAIAQCESGGNWSTSTGNGYYGGLQFTQSTWKAYGGTGNPQNASREQQIAVAERVLQGQGIGAWPVCGKKGGGSSAPKATAKTNTTKKVTPKKSTPAPKVAAAPAATGVASSNPAGDYTVVAGDSLSKIAKQFNVQGGYAKLQELNAKYIPNADLILVGQKIATK from the coding sequence ATGTCTTACCGAGGCAAGCACCGCAAGATGTCCGCTGCTACCCGCACCGTCGCTCGCGTCGCCATCGCGGGCATCGCGGTCGGCGCTCCCCTCGCGATCGCCGCGACCCCCGCGTCGGCGACCAACTGGGACGCGATCGCGCAGTGTGAGAGCGGCGGCAACTGGAGCACCAGCACCGGCAACGGCTACTACGGCGGCCTGCAGTTCACGCAGAGCACCTGGAAGGCCTACGGCGGTACCGGCAACCCGCAGAACGCGTCCCGCGAGCAGCAGATCGCCGTGGCCGAGCGCGTCCTGCAGGGCCAGGGCATCGGCGCCTGGCCGGTCTGTGGCAAGAAGGGTGGCGGCTCGTCGGCCCCCAAGGCCACCGCGAAGACCAACACCACCAAGAAGGTGACCCCGAAGAAGAGCACGCCCGCCCCCAAGGTGGCGGCGGCTCCGGCGGCGACCGGCGTGGCGTCCTCGAACCCGGCCGGTGACTACACCGTCGTGGCGGGCGACAGCCTGTCCAAGATCGCCAAGCAGTTCAACGTCCAGGGCGGCTACGCCAAGCTGCAGGAGCTGAACGCGAAGTACATCCCGAACGCGGACCTGATCCTCGTCGGCCAGAAGATCGCCACCAAGTGA
- a CDS encoding NAD-dependent malic enzyme codes for MPVPGPGYSITVRVEAPASSSAAGDLTTAVGRVGGVLTAFDVVESHSDSIVVDISANALSENHANDITQTLDSLPGVKVRKVSDRTFLIHLGGKIEVTPKVALRNRDDLSRAYTPGVARVCQAIANNPEDARRLTIKRNTVAVLTDGSAVLGLGNIGPAAALPVMEGKAALFKKFADVDAWPVCLDTQDTEEIIMIAKALAPVYAGINLEDIAAPRCFEIEKRLREQLDIPVFHDDQHGTAIVVVAALRNALRVVGKNIEDCKIVVSGVGAAGSAIIRLLLHKNPGDIVAADIDGIVHSARGNLDDNLTWIASHTNKQQVSGTLHDALAGADVFIGVSAPNLFGAEQVATMNKDAVVFALANPDPEIDPLEAQKHAAVVATGRSDFPNQINNVLAFPGVFRGLLDAHAHNIDDTMLLAAADAIADVVDNGKLNASFIVPSVFDSAVAPAVAEAVRKAVRAEQR; via the coding sequence ATGCCGGTTCCCGGTCCCGGATATTCGATCACCGTCCGGGTCGAGGCCCCGGCTTCGTCCAGCGCGGCCGGTGACCTCACCACCGCCGTCGGGCGGGTCGGCGGGGTGCTGACGGCGTTCGACGTCGTCGAGTCGCACTCCGACTCGATCGTGGTCGACATCAGCGCCAACGCGTTGTCGGAGAACCACGCGAACGACATCACCCAGACGCTCGACTCGCTGCCCGGGGTCAAGGTCCGCAAGGTCTCCGACCGGACGTTCCTGATCCACCTCGGCGGCAAGATCGAGGTCACGCCCAAGGTCGCGCTCCGCAACCGTGACGACCTCTCCCGCGCCTACACGCCCGGTGTCGCCCGCGTCTGCCAGGCGATCGCGAACAACCCCGAGGACGCGCGCCGGCTGACCATCAAGCGCAACACGGTCGCGGTGCTCACCGACGGGTCCGCCGTGCTCGGCCTCGGCAACATCGGCCCGGCCGCGGCGCTGCCGGTGATGGAGGGCAAGGCGGCGCTGTTCAAGAAGTTTGCCGACGTCGACGCGTGGCCGGTCTGCCTGGACACCCAGGACACCGAAGAGATCATCATGATCGCCAAGGCGCTGGCCCCGGTGTACGCGGGCATCAACCTCGAGGACATCGCCGCGCCCCGCTGCTTCGAGATCGAGAAGCGCCTGCGCGAGCAGCTCGACATCCCGGTGTTCCACGACGACCAGCACGGCACGGCGATCGTGGTCGTGGCCGCGCTGCGCAACGCCCTGCGCGTGGTCGGGAAGAACATCGAGGACTGCAAGATCGTGGTCAGCGGCGTCGGCGCGGCAGGCTCGGCGATCATCCGGCTGCTGCTGCACAAGAACCCGGGCGACATCGTGGCCGCGGACATCGACGGCATCGTCCACTCCGCGCGCGGCAACCTCGACGACAACCTCACGTGGATCGCGTCGCACACGAACAAGCAGCAGGTCAGCGGCACCCTGCACGACGCGCTGGCCGGCGCGGACGTGTTCATCGGCGTCTCGGCGCCCAACCTGTTCGGCGCCGAGCAGGTCGCGACGATGAACAAGGACGCCGTCGTCTTCGCGCTGGCCAACCCGGACCCGGAGATCGACCCGCTGGAGGCGCAGAAGCACGCCGCCGTCGTCGCGACCGGCCGCAGCGACTTCCCGAACCAGATCAACAACGTGCTGGCCTTCCCGGGCGTCTTCCGCGGCCTGCTCGACGCGCACGCGCACAACATCGACGACACCATGCTGCTCGCCGCCGCGGACGCGATCGCCGACGTCGTGGACAACGGCAAGCTCAACGCGTCGTTCATCGTGCCGAGCGTGTTCGACAGCGCGGTGGCGCCCGCGGTCGCCGAAGCCGTCCGCAAGGCCGTGCGCGCCGAGCAACGCTGA
- the modA gene encoding molybdate ABC transporter substrate-binding protein — protein sequence MKKLALAVAAVALFAGACSSSDEPSTQAGGSSVTAPAPKGAGNAGGGTLTVFAAASLTESFTALGKEFEAQHSGVTVKFSFAGSSTLVQQLTNGAKADVFASADQANMDKANQGGVIDGQATVFATNKLAIAVAPGNPKGIKSFADLNKAGVNVVTCAPQVPCGSATKKVEQDTGVTLKPKSEESDVKQVLNKVASGDADAGLVYVTDATSATGKVEKVDFPEAGQAVNSYPIAAVKGGQAELAHQFEEFVLGTEGKNELTKAGFGPAQ from the coding sequence ATGAAGAAGCTCGCTCTCGCCGTCGCGGCCGTCGCCTTGTTCGCGGGCGCCTGCAGCAGCTCGGACGAGCCCAGCACGCAGGCCGGCGGGTCGTCGGTCACCGCGCCGGCGCCCAAGGGGGCCGGGAACGCCGGCGGCGGCACGCTGACCGTGTTCGCGGCCGCGTCGCTCACCGAGTCGTTCACCGCGCTCGGCAAGGAGTTCGAAGCGCAGCACTCCGGCGTGACCGTGAAGTTCAGCTTCGCGGGCTCGTCCACCCTGGTGCAGCAGCTGACCAACGGCGCGAAGGCCGACGTCTTCGCCTCGGCCGACCAGGCCAACATGGACAAGGCGAACCAGGGCGGGGTGATCGACGGCCAGGCCACGGTGTTCGCCACGAACAAGCTCGCCATCGCCGTCGCGCCCGGCAACCCCAAGGGCATCAAGTCCTTCGCCGACCTGAACAAGGCCGGCGTGAACGTCGTGACGTGCGCGCCGCAGGTGCCGTGCGGCTCGGCGACCAAGAAGGTCGAGCAGGACACCGGCGTCACGCTCAAGCCGAAGAGCGAGGAATCGGACGTCAAGCAGGTGCTGAACAAGGTCGCCTCCGGGGACGCCGACGCGGGCCTCGTCTACGTCACCGACGCCACCTCCGCCACGGGCAAGGTCGAGAAGGTCGACTTCCCGGAGGCCGGGCAGGCGGTCAACAGCTACCCGATCGCCGCGGTCAAGGGCGGGCAGGCCGAGCTGGCGCACCAGTTCGAGGAGTTCGTCCTCGGCACCGAGGGCAAGAACGAGCTGACGAAGGCCGGGTTCGGTCCTGCGCAGTAG
- a CDS encoding MarR family winged helix-turn-helix transcriptional regulator, with product MTEKTYPVTDDELFRFAELGRQSSTLTVLRHARIAERMGLSGTDHKTFDLVIQSGGPLTAGRIAELTGLSTGAVTGVIDRLEKVGLVRRVRDPEDRRKVLVAVVPGAEERFAPLFESAFDALRETLAQFSPAERKAIERYQNVILEQLRAEILDNGRPA from the coding sequence GTGACGGAAAAGACCTACCCGGTCACCGACGATGAACTCTTCCGCTTCGCGGAATTGGGTCGGCAGAGCAGCACGCTGACGGTCCTCCGGCACGCCAGGATCGCCGAGCGGATGGGCCTGTCCGGCACCGACCACAAGACGTTCGACCTGGTCATCCAATCGGGCGGACCGTTGACCGCCGGGCGGATCGCCGAGCTGACGGGCCTGTCGACCGGGGCGGTGACCGGCGTCATCGACCGGCTCGAGAAGGTCGGGCTGGTCCGCCGCGTCCGCGATCCGGAGGACCGCCGCAAGGTCCTCGTGGCCGTCGTGCCGGGGGCCGAGGAGCGCTTCGCGCCGCTCTTCGAGTCGGCCTTCGACGCCCTTCGCGAGACCCTGGCGCAGTTCTCCCCGGCCGAGCGAAAAGCCATCGAGCGTTATCAGAATGTCATCCTCGAACAGCTGCGCGCGGAAATCCTCGACAATGGCCGCCCCGCGTAG
- a CDS encoding alpha/beta hydrolase produces MLRSSLAAVVAALTVTLAPAVAEAGVATSWGACPADVTLPGLECTTLDVPLDYRKPDGTQIQVAVSRLKSTNPARRRGVLLTNPGGPGGPGLDLPAVLKLIGLPQGVLDAYDVIGFDPRGVGHSTPVTCDLAPAQQRSNVPPYASNPADVAARAEYVKGIAHQCGTSRSAWLLPYVTTANTARDMDRVRAALGEPKLSYYGVSYGSYLGAVYTTLFPQRSDRIVLDSNTSTGGLDVTGSRLLAQGFDDRFPDFAAYAASHPENGLGTTPAQVTAKYFDLARRLDAAPNPQGVDGKLFRQLTFGMLYYDATLPYLATAWHALDEGGPIPPPPGGTIPGIENLLSSQLYVICGDSNWPESVWTYQKNVAVDRFRHPMFGPAAANIWACAYWPSDPVEPPVHIGDRGPSNVLMAQNLRDPATPLTGARRLRQALGDRARLVTADQGGHGTYLFGTNSCANDTVTAFLTTGARPARDKACAAEPPRPAPAVAGRLRVVDGWRWGAETSPGALHELR; encoded by the coding sequence ATGCTGAGGAGTTCGCTGGCCGCCGTGGTGGCGGCCTTGACCGTGACGCTGGCACCCGCGGTGGCGGAGGCGGGCGTGGCGACGTCGTGGGGCGCGTGCCCGGCGGACGTGACCCTGCCGGGCCTGGAGTGCACGACGCTCGACGTCCCGCTCGACTACCGGAAGCCGGACGGGACGCAGATCCAGGTAGCCGTCTCGCGGCTGAAGAGCACGAACCCGGCGCGCCGCCGGGGCGTGCTGCTGACCAACCCGGGCGGCCCCGGCGGGCCGGGCCTTGACCTGCCGGCGGTCCTGAAGCTGATCGGGCTGCCGCAGGGCGTCCTGGACGCGTACGACGTCATCGGGTTCGACCCGCGCGGCGTCGGCCACAGCACCCCGGTGACGTGTGATCTGGCCCCGGCGCAGCAGCGGAGCAACGTCCCGCCGTACGCCTCGAACCCGGCCGACGTGGCCGCGCGCGCCGAGTACGTGAAGGGAATCGCGCACCAGTGCGGCACGTCGAGGTCGGCGTGGCTGCTGCCGTACGTCACGACGGCGAACACGGCCCGCGACATGGACCGCGTCCGCGCGGCGCTGGGCGAGCCGAAGCTGTCGTACTACGGCGTCTCGTACGGCTCGTACCTGGGCGCGGTGTACACGACGCTGTTCCCGCAGCGCAGCGACCGGATCGTGCTGGACAGCAACACGTCCACCGGCGGGCTGGACGTCACCGGTTCCCGCCTGCTGGCCCAGGGTTTCGACGACCGCTTCCCGGACTTCGCCGCGTATGCCGCGTCGCACCCGGAGAACGGCCTGGGCACCACCCCGGCCCAGGTGACGGCGAAGTACTTCGACCTCGCGCGTCGCTTGGACGCCGCCCCGAACCCCCAAGGCGTCGACGGCAAGCTGTTCCGCCAGCTGACGTTCGGGATGCTGTACTACGACGCGACCCTTCCGTACCTGGCCACGGCTTGGCACGCACTGGACGAGGGCGGGCCGATCCCGCCCCCGCCCGGCGGCACTATCCCCGGCATCGAGAACCTGTTGTCCAGCCAGCTGTACGTGATCTGCGGCGACTCGAACTGGCCCGAGTCGGTGTGGACGTACCAGAAGAACGTCGCCGTGGACCGCTTCCGCCACCCGATGTTCGGCCCGGCCGCGGCCAACATCTGGGCGTGCGCGTACTGGCCGTCGGACCCGGTGGAGCCCCCGGTCCACATCGGCGACCGGGGCCCGTCGAACGTGCTGATGGCCCAGAACCTCCGCGACCCGGCGACACCGCTGACGGGCGCCAGGCGGCTACGCCAGGCCCTGGGCGACCGGGCGCGCCTGGTGACCGCGGACCAAGGCGGCCACGGCACGTACCTGTTCGGCACCAACAGCTGCGCGAACGACACGGTGACGGCCTTCCTGACCACGGGAGCCCGCCCCGCCCGGGACAAGGCCTGCGCGGCCGAGCCGCCCCGGCCCGCCCCGGCGGTGGCCGGCCGGCTGCGCGTGGTCGACGGTTGGCGGTGGGGCGCCGAAACCAGCCCCGGAGCTCTTCACGAGCTCCGCTGA
- a CDS encoding MoaD/ThiS family protein, producing MATLTIVVRYFAAARAAAGVDEEKVQLPSGASVADAVSELRRLHPEGLPRVLDAVSYLLDGVAVRDLGRVLVDGAELDVLPPFAGG from the coding sequence ATGGCAACCCTGACCATCGTGGTCCGCTACTTCGCCGCGGCCCGCGCCGCGGCGGGGGTGGACGAGGAAAAGGTGCAGCTGCCTTCGGGAGCCTCGGTCGCTGACGCGGTGAGCGAGCTTCGGCGGCTGCATCCCGAGGGGTTGCCGCGGGTGTTGGACGCGGTCAGCTATCTGTTGGACGGGGTCGCGGTGCGGGACCTCGGGCGGGTGCTGGTGGATGGGGCGGAGCTGGACGTGCTGCCGCCCTTCGCCGGGGGCTGA
- a CDS encoding molybdenum cofactor biosynthesis protein MoaE produces the protein MKRSARVIVASNRAAKGVYEDKTGPVIVAWLAERGYDVPAPVVVEDGEPVGVALRAALADEVAVVLTTGGTGISPTDRTPDVTRAVLDHELPGVADAIRAAGLPKVPTAVLSRGVAGVAGRTLVVNLPGSSGGVKDGLGVLDGILDHAVDQLAGGDHPRPAAAGPAIRVARAIVTEDVLSVEEHARLVEDDAAGAVVTFAGVVRDHDGGKGVRDLTYEGHPSAGDVIAEVVADLAARWTGVRAVAVSHRVGPLTIGDVALACAVAAEHRGQAFSACAELVDEVKERLPVWKHQHFTDGTDEWVNSP, from the coding sequence GTGAAGCGCAGCGCGCGTGTGATCGTGGCGTCCAACCGCGCCGCGAAGGGCGTCTACGAGGACAAGACCGGGCCGGTGATCGTCGCCTGGCTGGCCGAACGGGGGTACGACGTGCCGGCGCCGGTCGTCGTCGAGGACGGCGAGCCGGTGGGGGTCGCGCTGCGGGCCGCGTTGGCCGACGAGGTCGCCGTCGTGCTCACCACCGGCGGCACCGGCATCTCGCCGACCGACCGCACCCCGGACGTCACCCGCGCCGTCCTGGACCACGAGCTGCCGGGCGTGGCGGACGCGATCCGCGCGGCCGGGCTGCCGAAGGTGCCCACGGCGGTGCTCTCGCGCGGTGTCGCGGGCGTGGCCGGGCGGACCCTGGTCGTCAACCTCCCGGGCTCCAGCGGCGGCGTGAAGGACGGCCTGGGCGTCCTGGACGGCATCCTGGACCACGCCGTCGACCAGCTGGCGGGCGGAGACCACCCGCGGCCCGCGGCGGCCGGTCCGGCGATCCGCGTGGCGCGGGCCATCGTGACCGAGGACGTGCTGTCCGTCGAGGAGCACGCCCGCCTGGTCGAGGACGACGCGGCGGGCGCGGTCGTGACCTTCGCGGGGGTCGTCCGCGACCACGACGGCGGCAAGGGCGTGCGCGACCTGACCTACGAAGGCCACCCGAGCGCGGGCGACGTGATCGCGGAGGTCGTCGCGGACCTGGCGGCGCGCTGGACCGGCGTCCGCGCGGTGGCGGTGAGCCACCGCGTCGGCCCGCTGACGATCGGCGACGTCGCGCTGGCGTGCGCCGTGGCGGCGGAGCACCGCGGCCAGGCGTTCTCGGCGTGCGCGGAGCTCGTGGACGAGGTCAAGGAGCGGCTGCCGGTCTGGAAGCACCAGCACTTCACCGACGGCACCGACGAGTGGGTCAACTCGCCCTGA
- the moaC gene encoding cyclic pyranopterin monophosphate synthase MoaC produces the protein MSELSHVDETGAARMVDVSGKTATARTALAAGTVRTTAEVLRLLATDGLPKGDALATARIAGIMGAKRVPELIPLCHQIALSGVKVEFELGEAEVRIRATAKTTDVTGVEMEALTAVAVAGLTLHDMIKAVDPAATLDEVRLLRKDGGKTGTWERP, from the coding sequence GTGAGTGAACTCAGCCACGTCGACGAAACCGGCGCCGCCCGGATGGTCGACGTCTCCGGCAAGACCGCCACCGCGCGCACCGCGCTCGCGGCCGGCACCGTGCGGACCACCGCCGAGGTGCTCCGGCTGCTCGCGACCGACGGCCTCCCCAAGGGCGACGCCCTCGCCACCGCGCGGATCGCCGGGATCATGGGCGCCAAGCGGGTGCCCGAGCTGATCCCGCTGTGCCACCAGATCGCGCTGTCCGGGGTGAAGGTGGAGTTCGAGCTGGGCGAGGCCGAGGTCCGGATCCGCGCGACGGCCAAGACCACCGACGTCACCGGCGTCGAGATGGAGGCGCTGACCGCGGTGGCGGTCGCCGGGCTGACGCTGCACGACATGATCAAGGCCGTCGACCCGGCGGCGACGCTGGACGAGGTCCGCCTGCTCCGCAAGGACGGCGGCAAGACCGGAACCTGGGAGCGGCCGTGA
- a CDS encoding TOBE domain-containing protein, which translates to MPQFRLSEAARLLGVSDDTVRRWVRAGQLTATDDAAGRKVVDGAQLAGFARAQAAGPEDPSTVGRSARNRFVGLVTEVIADKVMAQVELQCGAHRVVSLMSTEAVRELGLRPGVLAVAVVKATTVVVETPEGSR; encoded by the coding sequence ATGCCGCAATTTCGGTTGTCTGAGGCCGCACGCCTGCTCGGGGTCAGCGACGACACCGTGCGCCGGTGGGTGCGCGCGGGTCAGCTGACCGCCACCGACGACGCCGCCGGCCGCAAGGTCGTGGACGGCGCCCAGCTGGCCGGGTTCGCCCGGGCGCAGGCCGCCGGTCCCGAAGACCCGTCGACGGTCGGCCGCTCGGCCCGCAACCGGTTCGTCGGCCTGGTCACCGAGGTCATCGCCGACAAGGTGATGGCGCAGGTGGAACTGCAGTGCGGGGCACACCGGGTGGTGTCCCTGATGAGTACGGAAGCCGTCCGCGAGCTGGGCCTGCGCCCCGGAGTGCTCGCGGTCGCGGTGGTCAAAGCGACCACCGTCGTGGTGGAGACACCGGAAGGAAGTCGATGA